Part of the Candidatus Cloacimonadota bacterium genome, ATTTATGTTTGTGATCTCAGATATTATGCTCACCGGGAGTGTGTTTGTCAAGCTGAAAGTGGTGGAAAGGCTTTGCTTCAGGGCTGCGGGGAGCTATTCACTCCAGCCCCACGTTAACCTGAGAAGGGCCCATCAACTCGCCGATGTGGTCGGTGCTGTCCTGCACGGCCTGGCGGACCCCCTGGCTGGGCTGGGCAGGAGTCACAGACGGAATGGCTGCCGCTTTGGTAACCTCTTTCTGCACTTCACGCATGGGATCCACCTTCGGTTCCTTTTCCTGCGGCAATCGGGGTTTGCTCACCACAGTGGTATCCGCCGCGGCTGGTTTCAAAAACTCCGGGGTTTTCAGCCAACCCTGGTTGTGGGCATACCAGAGGATGGCCCCCAAGACGATCACAAACAGGATGATGCCCAGCAGCCAGAGCAGATTGGGTGAGAGCATGATCTTGCTGGATTTGCTCCCGCCGCCGCGAACAGGCTGTTTCTTTGTGTTTTCCGGCACCATTACCTTGAATTCTGCCATCACTTCATCCAGATCGGCCCCCAGGTAACCGGCGTATTTATGCACCATGGCCTTGGCGAAGCCGAAGTGCCCCAGCTCAAAATAGCGGTTTTCCTCAATCAGCCGCAACTGGTCTTCCCGCAGGCGCAAATCCTCGAAAACCTTATCGTAGCTGATGCCCTTTTCTTCACGCAGCTTTTGCAGATGCGAGCCTAAATTCTCCATTGGTAAACTCCACTGAAAGTGTGTTCAACAGTCCCCACGAGTAGAAATTCCCCGTTTTCCAGCCGGGTGATGCAAACCTCGCCGCCAGGCATTTTCACCCAGACCTCGTTGTCCAGCAGGCCTTTACCGATACCGGTAAAAACGCTGGCCACGGCGCCGGTGCCGCAGGCCTGAGTGGCCCCCGCGCCGCGTTCCCAAACCTTCATTTCGATCTCCAGACACGAAATAACCCGCACGAATTCAACATTCACCCCCTCTTGGAAGTGGGAATGACTCTCCAGTCGCGGGCCGATTTCCAATTCCTGGTCTTCGAGCCTGTTCTGAAACGAGACAAAATGCAGATTACCCACCTCCACCACCGAACCCGTGAACCCTTCCAGGGACAGGTCCTTTTCTTTCAGCACCGGTTTGCCCAGATTGACGCTGATCTGGCGTTCCTGCACAGTTGCGCTTTTGAGACCGCTGTCGGTGGCGATGAGCAGCTCCGTTTTACCTGTGAGCCTGTTCAGAAGGGAAGCGCAGCAGCGCAGGGCGGAACCGCACATCAGAGCATGGCTGCCATCGCTGTTGTAAATCAGCATTCTGGCGTCGGCCTCATCATCCGCCAGCAACAGCACCAGACCGTCCGCGCCCACTCCGGTGCGGCGGTCACAGATGTCCCTGGCCAGAGCGTCAAGCGGCAGTGAGGTATTCCGGGTGTGCAGAAGCTGCAGCATCACGAAATCGTTGCCCTGGACCTGGACCTTGCCAAAAGGGATCAGCACAGCAGGTCTTCCATCATCTGGTTGAAACTGTAAAAACCCTTACGCAGCGAAATCCACTGAGCCGCCTGCAGCGCCCCGGTGGCAAAACAGGCGCGGGAACGCACTCTGTGGGTCAATTCCAGGCTGTCGGTCTCGCAATCGAAAATCACGCTGTGGGTTCCCGGCACCGCTCCGCCGCGAAGGCTTGCGAAGTGCAACTCGTTCTTGAGGATGCGCCGGTCCAGCTTATCGTAAACAGCCTGATCCTTCACACCGCTTTCCTCCAATATTGCTTCTGCAAGCTGGATAGCCGTTCCGGAAGGGCTGTCCGCCTTTTGGTTGTGGTGCATTTCCCAACCGCAGACGTCGTACATGGGGAATTTGTCACAGATGGAGGTGGCGTATTGGATAACACGGGTAAAGAGGTTCATGCCGATGGAGAAATTCGCGCCCCAGAGGATGCCGATGCCGTGGCGTTCAGCCAGTTCCTTCACTTCATCCAGATGCCTGTGCCAGCCTGTGGTTCCCACCACCATGTGTTTTCCCGCCACGGCTACCTGGCGGATGTTGGCCAAAGCCGTGTCCGGCTGGCTGAAATCGATGCAGACGTCAGCCAGGATTTCCGGCCTGATCTCCTTTTCACAACCCTCCTGGCCGGGGTCGATGATGGAGCGCACCCTGCAGCCATGCTCCTCGGCAAGGCCGGCGATCATGTGCCCCATTTTGCCATATCCGATCAAAGTGATGTCCAGCATGGCTCAGCTCCTTGAATAGCGGCGGATCAGAGCAGCGACGAAGGCCGCCCCCCGTTTCAGTTCTTCCGTTTCGATGTCTTCGGCAACTGTGTGCACTTTGTTCATGCCGGTGCCGCAGATGATCATCGGCAGGCCCGCCGCGTTGATTATATTGGCATCGCTGCCTCCACCGCCAACGGTTACCTCGGCCCTGATCCCCAAATCCTTCAAGGCGTCCAGGGCAAGCTGCACCACGACTTCGCTGTCGGAAATCCGGAATGAGGCGTATTCCTGTTTGGATTCCCACTCCAGGCTGGCCGCTCCAAATTCGTATTTGTGCCGCTGCACAGCGCTTTCGGCAGCGTGCCGGATATTGGCGGTAACCTGTTCCAGCTTTTGGGGATTGTGGCTGCGTGCCTCGCCTTTAAGTTCCACGCAGTTGGGGACAATGTTGGTCGCTTTGCCGCCTGAGATGATGCCCACGTTGCAAGTGGTTTCATTGTCGATGCGGCCTAAAGGCATGGCAGCAACGGCTTCGGCGGCCACGCGGATGGCGTTGATCCCTTTTTCGGGTTCCACTCCCGCGTGCGCTTCCTTGCCCGTGATCACCATCCGGATTGAGTTCTGGGCCGGCGCTCCCACTACCAGGTCACCAACCCGATGGGCGTCCAGAGCATAGCCAAAAGCCGCGCGCAGCTTGCTTTTGTCAAAATGTTTGGCCCCCAGAAGGCCGACCTCTTCTGAAACCGTGACCAAAACCTCGATGGGCGCGTGTTCTTCCCCGCTCTCCATCACATCCTTGATGCCCATGACGATCTCGGCCAGGCCGGACTTGTCGTCTCCACCCAAAACGGTGGTCCCGTCTGTGTGGATGCGGCCCGCGGTGATCAAGGCCTTAACGCCGAGGCCTGGTTTCACGGTATCCGCGTGGGCGCAGAAAAGGATGGGTTTTTGGTCTGCCCGACCCGGGATCAGGGCATGCAGGTTACCCGCGTTGCCTCCAGTGGGGGTGTGGGCGTCGTCTTCAAAAACCTCCGCTCCCAAAGCGGCCAGATCGGTTTTCAGGCGATCGATCACGGCGCGTTCATCACGTGATTCGCTGTCGATTGC contains:
- the dapF gene encoding diaminopimelate epimerase, producing the protein MLIPFGKVQVQGNDFVMLQLLHTRNTSLPLDALARDICDRRTGVGADGLVLLLADDEADARMLIYNSDGSHALMCGSALRCCASLLNRLTGKTELLIATDSGLKSATVQERQISVNLGKPVLKEKDLSLEGFTGSVVEVGNLHFVSFQNRLEDQELEIGPRLESHSHFQEGVNVEFVRVISCLEIEMKVWERGAGATQACGTGAVASVFTGIGKGLLDNEVWVKMPGGEVCITRLENGEFLLVGTVEHTFSGVYQWRI
- the dapB gene encoding 4-hydroxy-tetrahydrodipicolinate reductase — translated: MLDITLIGYGKMGHMIAGLAEEHGCRVRSIIDPGQEGCEKEIRPEILADVCIDFSQPDTALANIRQVAVAGKHMVVGTTGWHRHLDEVKELAERHGIGILWGANFSIGMNLFTRVIQYATSICDKFPMYDVCGWEMHHNQKADSPSGTAIQLAEAILEESGVKDQAVYDKLDRRILKNELHFASLRGGAVPGTHSVIFDCETDSLELTHRVRSRACFATGALQAAQWISLRKGFYSFNQMMEDLLC
- a CDS encoding M20/M25/M40 family metallo-hydrolase → MHDDVIRYFLELVAIDSESRDERAVIDRLKTDLAALGAEVFEDDAHTPTGGNAGNLHALIPGRADQKPILFCAHADTVKPGLGVKALITAGRIHTDGTTVLGGDDKSGLAEIVMGIKDVMESGEEHAPIEVLVTVSEEVGLLGAKHFDKSKLRAAFGYALDAHRVGDLVVGAPAQNSIRMVITGKEAHAGVEPEKGINAIRVAAEAVAAMPLGRIDNETTCNVGIISGGKATNIVPNCVELKGEARSHNPQKLEQVTANIRHAAESAVQRHKYEFGAASLEWESKQEYASFRISDSEVVVQLALDALKDLGIRAEVTVGGGGSDANIINAAGLPMIICGTGMNKVHTVAEDIETEELKRGAAFVAALIRRYSRS